A window from Piliocolobus tephrosceles isolate RC106 chromosome 11, ASM277652v3, whole genome shotgun sequence encodes these proteins:
- the NMUR1 gene encoding neuromedin-U receptor 1 isoform X2 encodes MACNGSAARGHFDPEDLNLTDEALRLKYLGPRQTELFMPICATYLLIFTVGAVGNGLTCLVILRHKAMRTPTNYYLFSLAVSDLLVLLVGLPLELYEMWHNYPFLLGAGGCYFRTLLFEMVCLASVLNVTALSVERYVAVVHPLQARSMVTQAHVRRVLGAVWGLAILCSLPNTSLHGIQQLYVPCRGPVPDSDLCTLVRPRALYNLAVQITALLFFCLPMAIISVLYLLIGLRLRRERLLLMQEAKGRGFAAAMSRDTCRLQRRDRGRRQVTKMLFVLVVVFGICWAPFHADRVMWSIVSQWTDGLHLAFQHVHVISGIFFYLGSAANPVLYSLMSSRFRETFQEALCLGAHCHRLRPRHSSHSLSRVTTGSTLCDVGSPGSRVHPLAGDDGPEGQQETDPS; translated from the exons ATGGCTTGCAATGGCAGTGCGGCCAGGGGGCACTTTGACCCTGAGGACTTGAACCTGACTGACGAGGCACTGAGACTCAAGTACCTGGGGCCCCGGCAGACAGAGCTGTTCATGCCCATCTGTGCTACGTACCTGCTGATCTTCACGGTGGGCGCTGTGGGCAATGGGCTGACCTGTCTGGTCATCCTGCGCCACAAGGCCATGCGCACGCCCACCAACTACTACCTCTTCAGCCTGGCCGTGTCGGACctgctggtgctgctggtggGCCTGCCCCTGGAGCTCTATGAGATGTGGCACAACTACCCCTTCCTGCTGGGCGCTGGTGGCTGCTATTTCCGCACACTGCTGTTCGAGATGGTCTGCCTGGCCTCAGTGCTCAACGTCACTGCCCTGAGTGTGGAACGCTATGTGGCCGTGGTGCACCCGCTCCAGGCCAGGTCCATGGTGACACAGGCCCACGTGCGCCGAGTGCTTGGGGCTGTCTGGGGTCTTGCCATCCTCTGCTCCCTGCCCAACACCAGCCTGCATGGCATCCAGCAGCTGTACGTGCCCTGCCGGGGCCCAGTGCCGGACTCAGATCTTTGCACGCTGGTCCGTCCACGGGCCCTCTACAACCTGGCAGTGCAGATCACTGCGCTGCTCTTCTTCTGCCTGCCCATGGCTATCATCAGCGTGCTCTACCTGCTCATTGGGCTGCGACTGCGGCGGGAGAGGCTACTGCTCATGCAGGAGGCTAAGGGCAGGGGCTTTGCAGCAGCCATGTCCAGAGACACCTGCAGGCTCCAGCGGCGCGATCGTGGCCGGAGACAAGTGACCAAGATGCTGT TTGTCTTGGTTGTGGTGTTTGGCATCTGCTGGGCCCCGTTCCACGCCGACCGCGTCATGTGGAGCATCGTGTCACAGTGGACAGACGGCCTGCACTTGGCCTTTCAGCATGTGCATGTCATCTCTGGCATCTTCTTCTACCTCGGCTCGGCGGCCAACCCCGTGCTCTACAGCCTCATGTCCAGCCGCTTCCGAGAGACCTTCCAGGAGGCCCTGTGCCTCGGGGCCCACTGCCACCGCCTCAGACCCCGCCACAGCTCCCACAGCCTCAGCAGGGTGACCACAGGCAGCACCCTGTGTGACGTGGGCTCCCCAGGCAGCAGGGTCCACCCCCTGGCTGGGGACGATGGCCCAGAGGGGCAGCAAGAGACTGATCCATCCTGA
- the NMUR1 gene encoding neuromedin-U receptor 1 isoform X1: MTPPCLNCSVLPGDLYPGDARSPMACNGSAARGHFDPEDLNLTDEALRLKYLGPRQTELFMPICATYLLIFTVGAVGNGLTCLVILRHKAMRTPTNYYLFSLAVSDLLVLLVGLPLELYEMWHNYPFLLGAGGCYFRTLLFEMVCLASVLNVTALSVERYVAVVHPLQARSMVTQAHVRRVLGAVWGLAILCSLPNTSLHGIQQLYVPCRGPVPDSDLCTLVRPRALYNLAVQITALLFFCLPMAIISVLYLLIGLRLRRERLLLMQEAKGRGFAAAMSRDTCRLQRRDRGRRQVTKMLFVLVVVFGICWAPFHADRVMWSIVSQWTDGLHLAFQHVHVISGIFFYLGSAANPVLYSLMSSRFRETFQEALCLGAHCHRLRPRHSSHSLSRVTTGSTLCDVGSPGSRVHPLAGDDGPEGQQETDPS, from the exons ACTCCTCCCTGCCTCAATTGCTCTGTCCTCCCTGGAGACCTGTACCCAGGGGATGCAAGGAGCCCCATGGCTTGCAATGGCAGTGCGGCCAGGGGGCACTTTGACCCTGAGGACTTGAACCTGACTGACGAGGCACTGAGACTCAAGTACCTGGGGCCCCGGCAGACAGAGCTGTTCATGCCCATCTGTGCTACGTACCTGCTGATCTTCACGGTGGGCGCTGTGGGCAATGGGCTGACCTGTCTGGTCATCCTGCGCCACAAGGCCATGCGCACGCCCACCAACTACTACCTCTTCAGCCTGGCCGTGTCGGACctgctggtgctgctggtggGCCTGCCCCTGGAGCTCTATGAGATGTGGCACAACTACCCCTTCCTGCTGGGCGCTGGTGGCTGCTATTTCCGCACACTGCTGTTCGAGATGGTCTGCCTGGCCTCAGTGCTCAACGTCACTGCCCTGAGTGTGGAACGCTATGTGGCCGTGGTGCACCCGCTCCAGGCCAGGTCCATGGTGACACAGGCCCACGTGCGCCGAGTGCTTGGGGCTGTCTGGGGTCTTGCCATCCTCTGCTCCCTGCCCAACACCAGCCTGCATGGCATCCAGCAGCTGTACGTGCCCTGCCGGGGCCCAGTGCCGGACTCAGATCTTTGCACGCTGGTCCGTCCACGGGCCCTCTACAACCTGGCAGTGCAGATCACTGCGCTGCTCTTCTTCTGCCTGCCCATGGCTATCATCAGCGTGCTCTACCTGCTCATTGGGCTGCGACTGCGGCGGGAGAGGCTACTGCTCATGCAGGAGGCTAAGGGCAGGGGCTTTGCAGCAGCCATGTCCAGAGACACCTGCAGGCTCCAGCGGCGCGATCGTGGCCGGAGACAAGTGACCAAGATGCTGT TTGTCTTGGTTGTGGTGTTTGGCATCTGCTGGGCCCCGTTCCACGCCGACCGCGTCATGTGGAGCATCGTGTCACAGTGGACAGACGGCCTGCACTTGGCCTTTCAGCATGTGCATGTCATCTCTGGCATCTTCTTCTACCTCGGCTCGGCGGCCAACCCCGTGCTCTACAGCCTCATGTCCAGCCGCTTCCGAGAGACCTTCCAGGAGGCCCTGTGCCTCGGGGCCCACTGCCACCGCCTCAGACCCCGCCACAGCTCCCACAGCCTCAGCAGGGTGACCACAGGCAGCACCCTGTGTGACGTGGGCTCCCCAGGCAGCAGGGTCCACCCCCTGGCTGGGGACGATGGCCCAGAGGGGCAGCAAGAGACTGATCCATCCTGA